One Streptomyces drozdowiczii DNA segment encodes these proteins:
- a CDS encoding arylsulfatase encodes MTTSTRRDPYDGFPGRIGRTFAASEPAWPAPRTPGEKAPNIVVVLVDDMGYSDIGPFGSEIPTPVLDTLAEDGVRLSNYHTMPLCSPARAALLTGLNPHRVGYAMVANSDPGFPGYGMEIADDIPTLAELLHDSGYATYAVGKWHLVRDSASNAADDRDNWPLRKGFDQYYGVLEGLTSLFHPHQLVRDNSPLDIDEFPDDYYYTDDITDQAISMVKSLRAHDPDKPFFLYLAHNAVHGPLQAKEEDIARHRGRYDEGWDALRERRFAAQIADGLFPPGTELPARNSEAGQDVPAWDSLTEEQQRLYARYMEVYAALVDNIDQNLGRLTATLEALGELDNTIIVFTSDNGGTGEGGAEGTRSYFSRFVHHPALPEDWTPDVDRDPELIGGPRSLVHYPRGWGMASNTPFRLYKGHTYAGGVRVPFVLSWPRGAREGRLTPGTRPQYQYVTDIAPTLLELAGLERPERRRGVPLQEPDGVTFAPVLADPEHLSTHPEQYCEMTGNRSYYRDGRKLVTLHRPGAPYDDSEWALYDIRTDPTEIHDLAAEHPGLVKELSAAWEKAAWRNGVFPLPDGSGALARRNPAEQRLSRPLTLLPGTPELERYRSSRLVSFRSFEVTVAIEETGEGVLVSHGDQGGGYSLYVEDGRLHFAYNEYGVLHETDAGPLAPGAHTVRLVATAEQGLRWSFRIEADTETRATPPSVHQLIGMAPFQGISIGVDRKSPISWPLYERHRSFRYEGRLRAVTYTPGAPGPDSPEAVAQALKEAAAAFE; translated from the coding sequence ATGACCACCAGCACCCGCCGCGACCCCTACGACGGCTTCCCGGGCCGGATCGGCCGCACCTTCGCCGCCTCCGAGCCGGCCTGGCCGGCGCCCCGGACACCGGGGGAGAAGGCCCCCAACATCGTCGTCGTGCTCGTGGACGACATGGGCTACAGCGACATCGGCCCGTTCGGCTCCGAGATCCCCACCCCCGTCCTCGACACCCTCGCCGAGGACGGCGTACGGCTCAGCAACTACCACACCATGCCGCTGTGCTCCCCGGCCCGCGCCGCCCTGCTCACCGGCCTCAACCCGCACCGCGTCGGCTACGCCATGGTCGCCAACTCCGACCCCGGCTTCCCCGGTTACGGCATGGAGATCGCCGACGACATCCCCACCCTCGCCGAACTCCTCCACGACTCCGGCTACGCCACCTACGCCGTCGGCAAGTGGCACCTGGTCCGCGACTCCGCCTCCAACGCCGCCGACGACCGCGACAACTGGCCGCTGCGCAAGGGCTTCGACCAGTACTACGGCGTCCTCGAAGGGCTCACCAGCCTCTTCCACCCGCACCAACTCGTCCGCGACAACAGCCCGTTGGACATCGACGAGTTCCCGGACGACTACTACTACACGGACGACATCACCGACCAGGCCATCTCCATGGTGAAGTCGCTGCGCGCCCACGACCCGGACAAACCCTTCTTCCTCTACCTGGCGCACAACGCCGTCCACGGCCCGCTCCAGGCCAAGGAGGAGGACATCGCCCGCCACCGGGGCCGCTACGACGAAGGCTGGGACGCGCTGCGCGAGCGCCGTTTCGCCGCGCAGATCGCCGACGGCCTCTTCCCGCCGGGCACCGAACTCCCCGCACGCAACAGCGAGGCCGGGCAGGACGTGCCCGCCTGGGACAGCCTCACCGAGGAGCAACAGCGGCTGTACGCGCGCTACATGGAGGTGTACGCGGCGCTGGTCGACAACATCGACCAGAACCTCGGCCGGCTCACCGCCACCCTCGAAGCGCTCGGTGAACTCGACAACACCATCATCGTCTTCACCTCCGACAACGGCGGCACCGGCGAGGGCGGCGCCGAGGGCACCCGCTCCTACTTCAGCCGCTTCGTCCACCACCCCGCGCTGCCCGAGGACTGGACCCCCGACGTCGACCGGGACCCCGAGCTGATCGGCGGCCCGCGCAGCCTGGTGCACTACCCGCGCGGCTGGGGCATGGCCTCCAACACCCCGTTCCGGCTCTACAAGGGGCACACGTACGCGGGCGGGGTGCGCGTCCCGTTCGTCCTCTCCTGGCCCAGGGGCGCCCGCGAAGGCCGGCTCACCCCGGGCACCCGCCCGCAGTACCAGTACGTCACCGACATCGCCCCGACCCTCCTCGAACTCGCCGGTCTGGAACGGCCGGAGCGCCGACGCGGGGTGCCGCTCCAGGAACCGGACGGCGTCACCTTCGCCCCCGTACTCGCCGACCCGGAACACCTCTCCACCCACCCCGAGCAGTACTGCGAGATGACCGGCAACCGCAGCTACTACCGCGACGGCCGCAAACTCGTCACCCTGCACCGCCCCGGCGCCCCCTACGACGACTCCGAGTGGGCCCTGTACGACATCAGGACCGACCCGACCGAGATCCACGACCTGGCCGCCGAACACCCCGGCCTCGTCAAGGAACTCTCGGCGGCCTGGGAGAAGGCCGCCTGGCGCAACGGCGTCTTCCCGCTCCCCGACGGCAGCGGCGCGCTGGCCCGCCGCAACCCCGCCGAACAGCGGCTGTCACGCCCGCTCACCCTGCTGCCGGGCACCCCCGAGCTGGAGCGCTACCGCTCCTCGCGCCTGGTCTCGTTCCGTTCCTTCGAGGTCACCGTCGCGATCGAGGAGACGGGCGAGGGCGTCCTCGTCTCGCACGGCGACCAGGGCGGCGGCTACAGCCTGTATGTGGAGGACGGCCGCCTGCACTTCGCGTACAACGAGTACGGCGTCCTCCACGAGACGGACGCGGGCCCGCTCGCACCGGGCGCGCACACGGTCCGCCTCGTCGCAACCGCCGAGCAGGGCCTGCGCTGGAGCTTCCGCATCGAGGCCGACACCGAGACCCGGGCCACCCCGCCCAGCGTCCACCAGCTGATCGGCATGGCCCCCTTCCAGGGCATCAGCATCGGCGTGGACCGCAAATCCCCCATCTCCTGGCCCCTCTACGAACGCCACCGCTCCTTCCGGTACGAAGGCCGCCTGCGTGCGGTGACGTACACCCCGGGAGCCCCGGGCCCGGACTCCCCGGAGGCGGTGGCCCAGGCACTGAAGGAGGCGGCAGCGGCATTCGAATGA
- a CDS encoding dipeptide ABC transporter ATP-binding protein, with product MTAPELLEVRDLGVEFTAPDGSPLRAVRGVSFTLRRGETLAVVGESGSGKSTTALALNRMLPGTGRITTGTVRLEGRDLAAADETELRAVRGARIGMVFQDPMTALNPVLTAGRHIDEALRAHGNHDKAARRARTVELLDRVGIPDPHRRADDHPHQFSGGQRQRILIAMALAGEPDVLLADEPTTALDATVQDQILALLGDLNRETGTALVLITHNMGVVARACERVLVMYGGTVVEDGPTAEVLTRPRHPYTAGLLAAVPRLATPSGTRLTGIPGSPPDLTLLGDGCAFADRCTLTEDRCRTQTPPLTRVADGIRVACLPAAGRTEPLPAPAPPARIDRPAPGAVVLEADGLTKTYGGRGARRRGEPALDGVSLTLREGETLGIVGESGSGKSTLARVLAHAHTADGGTLRLRGEDITRPSRRALHAVRRQVQMVFQDPYASLNPRMTVGEIVAEPLVAFGIGDREARRERVAELLELAGLDPAVAGRHPRSFSGGQRQRIGIARALAPAPTVLICDEPVSALDVSVQAQITGLLTDLQRDLGLSLVFIAHDLAVVRQISHRIAVMHRGRIVETGTADEVCEHPRDPYTRALLAAAPEPVPPAARTEHAEKTGALA from the coding sequence ATGACCGCCCCCGAGCTGCTGGAAGTCCGCGACCTCGGCGTCGAGTTCACCGCACCCGACGGTTCACCGCTGCGCGCCGTGCGCGGGGTCTCCTTCACCCTGCGCCGGGGCGAGACCCTGGCCGTCGTCGGCGAGTCCGGGTCCGGCAAGTCCACCACCGCGCTCGCCCTGAACCGCATGCTGCCCGGCACCGGCCGCATCACCACCGGCACGGTCCGCCTGGAAGGGCGCGACCTCGCCGCCGCCGACGAGACCGAGCTGCGCGCGGTGCGCGGCGCCCGCATCGGCATGGTCTTCCAGGACCCGATGACCGCCCTCAACCCCGTGCTCACCGCAGGCCGCCACATCGACGAGGCCCTGCGCGCCCACGGCAACCACGACAAGGCCGCCCGCCGCGCCCGTACCGTCGAACTCCTGGACCGGGTCGGCATCCCCGACCCGCACCGGCGCGCCGACGACCACCCGCACCAGTTCTCCGGCGGCCAGCGCCAGCGCATCCTCATCGCCATGGCCCTGGCCGGGGAACCCGACGTCCTCCTCGCCGACGAGCCGACCACCGCACTCGACGCCACCGTGCAGGACCAGATCCTCGCCCTGCTCGGCGACCTCAACCGCGAGACCGGCACCGCCCTCGTCCTCATCACCCACAACATGGGCGTCGTCGCCCGCGCCTGCGAACGGGTCCTCGTCATGTACGGCGGCACCGTGGTCGAGGACGGGCCCACCGCCGAAGTGCTCACCCGCCCCCGCCACCCGTACACCGCCGGACTCCTGGCGGCCGTCCCGCGCCTCGCCACCCCGTCCGGGACCCGGCTCACCGGCATCCCCGGCAGCCCGCCCGACCTCACGCTCCTCGGGGACGGCTGCGCCTTCGCCGACCGCTGCACCCTGACCGAGGACCGCTGCCGCACACAGACCCCGCCGCTCACGCGGGTGGCCGACGGCATACGGGTGGCCTGCCTCCCCGCCGCCGGACGCACCGAACCCCTGCCCGCCCCGGCCCCGCCCGCCCGCATCGACCGCCCCGCGCCCGGAGCGGTCGTCCTGGAGGCGGACGGCCTCACCAAGACGTACGGGGGACGTGGCGCCCGGCGACGCGGGGAGCCAGCGCTCGACGGGGTGTCGCTGACGCTCAGGGAGGGCGAGACGCTGGGCATCGTCGGCGAGTCCGGCTCCGGCAAGTCCACCCTGGCCCGGGTCCTCGCCCACGCCCACACCGCCGACGGCGGCACCCTGCGGCTGCGCGGCGAGGACATCACCCGGCCCTCGCGCCGGGCGCTGCACGCGGTGCGCCGCCAGGTCCAGATGGTGTTCCAGGACCCCTACGCCTCGCTCAACCCGCGCATGACGGTGGGCGAGATCGTCGCCGAACCCCTCGTCGCGTTCGGCATCGGGGACCGCGAGGCGCGCCGGGAGCGGGTCGCGGAACTCCTCGAACTGGCGGGCCTGGACCCGGCCGTGGCCGGACGCCACCCGCGCTCCTTCTCCGGCGGCCAGCGCCAGCGCATCGGCATCGCCCGCGCGCTCGCCCCGGCGCCGACCGTCCTCATCTGCGACGAACCCGTCTCCGCGCTCGACGTGTCCGTCCAGGCCCAGATCACCGGACTCCTCACCGACCTCCAGCGCGACCTGGGCCTCTCCCTCGTCTTCATCGCCCATGACCTCGCGGTCGTCCGGCAGATCAGCCACCGCATCGCCGTCATGCACCGGGGCCGGATCGTGGAGACCGGCACCGCCGACGAGGTGTGCGAGCACCCCCGCGACCCGTACACCCGCGCCCTGCTCGCCGCCGCGCCCGAACCCGTGCCCCCGGCGGCCCGGACCGAGCACGCCGAGAAGACGGGCGCCCTCGCATGA
- a CDS encoding ABC transporter permease, with translation MIVLAGLLAPLLAGHGPTDQSGQSLAGPGTPGHLLGTDDLGRDLLSRVLYGIRTDLTIITIAVPAGAALGCLLALAAAAHPVADTVVQRVFDLLLAFPGLILALAVTAILGPGRVPVVLVIALAEVPVFGRLLRSGVLVQREREYVTAARVGGGSSTRVLVRHILPNAADPLVVQIAVSLTVAVFIEGAMSFLGVGVRPPEPTLGAVLSQSMPYLAQSPHFAAGPLITVTALVLGLSLIAEALNREIRR, from the coding sequence GTGATCGTCCTCGCCGGACTCCTCGCACCGCTGCTCGCCGGCCACGGGCCCACCGACCAGAGCGGCCAGAGCCTCGCCGGGCCCGGGACGCCCGGACACCTCCTGGGCACCGACGACCTCGGGCGCGACCTGCTCAGCCGGGTGCTGTACGGCATCCGCACCGACCTCACCATCATCACGATCGCCGTACCCGCCGGTGCCGCACTCGGCTGCCTGCTCGCCCTGGCCGCCGCCGCACACCCGGTCGCCGACACCGTCGTCCAGCGCGTCTTCGACCTGCTCCTCGCGTTCCCCGGGCTGATCCTGGCGCTCGCCGTCACCGCGATCCTCGGCCCCGGACGCGTCCCCGTCGTACTCGTCATCGCCCTCGCCGAGGTCCCGGTCTTCGGCCGGCTGCTGCGCAGCGGCGTCCTCGTACAGCGGGAACGCGAGTACGTCACGGCCGCCCGGGTCGGCGGCGGTTCGAGCACCCGGGTGCTGGTCCGGCACATCCTGCCCAACGCGGCCGACCCGCTCGTCGTGCAGATCGCCGTCTCGCTGACCGTCGCCGTCTTCATCGAGGGCGCCATGAGCTTCCTCGGCGTCGGCGTCCGGCCGCCCGAACCCACCCTCGGTGCCGTGCTCAGCCAGTCCATGCCCTATCTCGCCCAGTCCCCGCACTTCGCCGCGGGGCCCCTGATCACCGTGACCGCGCTCGTCCTCGGACTCTCGCTCATCGCCGAGGCGCTCAACCGGGAGATACGCCGATGA
- a CDS encoding ABC transporter permease has product MRSYLLRRLPSALLVLVAASFLIFTILRLVPGDPATALAGPDADTATVAAIRARLGLDAPLLSQYAHWIGSLLKGDLGPSYAIGGQTADLIGDGLGATTELTVAALLFVIVLGTAFGVIGATSRNRWLSAAVRVITTAALAVPPFVSGVLLVLVFAVALPVLPPGGRVAFLTAPDLAAQYLVLPALCLALPSAAVLGRYLKDGIERGLAEDYIRTATAAGIAPRRLLWRHTLPNALPPVVTLLGMQVGNLLGGAVLVEAIFAWPGLGQLAEQGLQRRDYPVVQDLLLLLVGVFVLVQLLTDLVYAWLDPRIRWE; this is encoded by the coding sequence ATGCGCAGCTACCTGCTCCGGCGGCTGCCGTCCGCCCTCCTCGTCCTGGTCGCCGCCTCCTTCCTGATCTTCACCATCCTCAGGCTGGTGCCCGGCGACCCCGCCACCGCGCTCGCCGGACCCGACGCGGACACGGCGACCGTCGCCGCGATCCGCGCACGGCTCGGCCTCGACGCACCCCTGCTCTCCCAGTACGCCCACTGGATCGGCTCGCTCCTCAAGGGCGACCTCGGACCCTCGTACGCGATCGGCGGACAGACCGCCGACCTCATCGGCGACGGGCTCGGCGCCACCACCGAACTCACCGTCGCCGCCCTCCTCTTCGTGATCGTGCTCGGTACGGCCTTCGGCGTCATCGGGGCCACCTCGCGCAACCGGTGGCTGAGCGCCGCCGTGCGCGTCATCACCACCGCCGCCCTGGCCGTGCCGCCCTTCGTCAGCGGCGTGCTGCTCGTCCTGGTCTTCGCCGTGGCGCTCCCCGTACTGCCGCCCGGCGGCCGGGTCGCCTTCCTGACCGCCCCGGACCTCGCCGCCCAGTACCTCGTGCTGCCGGCGCTCTGCCTGGCGCTCCCGAGCGCCGCGGTCCTCGGCCGCTACCTCAAGGACGGCATCGAACGCGGCCTCGCCGAGGACTACATCCGCACCGCCACCGCCGCCGGGATCGCCCCGCGCCGCCTGCTCTGGCGCCACACCCTGCCCAACGCCCTGCCGCCCGTCGTCACCCTGCTCGGCATGCAGGTCGGGAACCTGCTCGGCGGGGCCGTCCTGGTCGAGGCGATCTTCGCCTGGCCCGGCCTCGGACAACTCGCCGAACAGGGCCTCCAACGCCGCGACTACCCGGTCGTCCAGGACCTGCTGCTGCTCCTGGTCGGCGTCTTCGTCCTCGTCCAGCTGCTCACCGACCTCGTGTACGCCTGGCTCGACCCCCGGATCAGGTGGGAGTAA
- a CDS encoding ABC transporter substrate-binding protein — protein MTELYPLTPSGPSRRSTLRAAGGGALLLGLGLAGCRSAVSETSSAPKGASAAPRRGGVLNIAVNADFTPALLFAQSNQSLQQRLLYNTLTRYDDRLHPKPELASSWTYAKDGRSITLRLRDDVTFHNGREFTADDVIFAVKNLQNPVRAAQLRSTAAAITGFEKRGDHELVLKLAHPVNNLFDLFEFMIIADSESVEDAVAGKKFIGTGPFKLKKWSPGAGLSLARNDAYWQPGRPYLDGVELRVIAQADALISSLRSGQSQLSFDVPGKSLGVVKTDNGLTISDYDTGAGAIYLGVNTTVTPLNDRTVRQALAWAVDRDRLVAQTLGGYGLASAAPWPKSSPAYSEANRTHYTHDPAKARQLLKSAGHTRLDLPMLHIALPGETAIAESIQYDLKQVGVHVTLQPTDGATAQKKLISQGMPALWSLGHGFAQVQPSTLAVSAYPFNEAKNTSKYRSATYTEVVREAWTEPETDTAAANALHRKISSILLDEAFLIDLVVRGQLQVSAARLHGVTLNKFSYLNLDNAYLV, from the coding sequence ATGACCGAGCTGTACCCCCTCACGCCCTCCGGACCGTCCCGGCGCTCCACGCTCCGCGCCGCGGGCGGCGGCGCCCTGCTCCTCGGACTGGGCCTCGCGGGCTGCCGCTCGGCCGTGTCGGAGACCTCGTCCGCCCCGAAGGGCGCGAGCGCCGCACCACGACGCGGCGGTGTGCTGAACATCGCCGTGAACGCCGACTTCACCCCCGCCCTGCTCTTCGCGCAGAGCAACCAGTCCCTCCAGCAACGCCTGCTCTACAACACCCTCACCCGCTACGACGACCGCCTCCACCCGAAACCCGAACTCGCCAGCTCCTGGACGTACGCCAAGGACGGACGCAGTATCACGCTCCGGCTGCGCGACGACGTCACCTTCCACAACGGCCGCGAGTTCACCGCCGACGACGTGATCTTCGCGGTGAAGAACCTTCAGAACCCGGTGAGAGCAGCTCAGTTGCGCAGCACGGCCGCCGCCATCACCGGATTCGAGAAGCGCGGCGACCACGAGCTGGTGCTCAAGCTGGCGCACCCGGTCAACAACCTCTTCGACCTGTTCGAGTTCATGATCATCGCGGACTCGGAGAGCGTCGAGGACGCCGTCGCCGGAAAGAAGTTCATCGGGACCGGCCCGTTCAAGCTGAAGAAGTGGAGCCCCGGCGCCGGTCTGAGCCTCGCCCGCAACGACGCGTACTGGCAGCCCGGCCGCCCCTACCTCGACGGGGTCGAACTGCGGGTCATAGCCCAGGCCGACGCGCTGATCTCGTCCCTGCGCTCCGGCCAGTCCCAGCTCTCCTTCGACGTGCCCGGCAAGAGCCTCGGCGTCGTCAAGACCGACAACGGGCTCACCATCAGCGACTACGACACCGGCGCCGGCGCCATCTACCTGGGCGTCAACACCACGGTCACCCCGCTCAACGACCGCACCGTCCGCCAGGCGCTCGCCTGGGCCGTCGACCGGGACCGGCTCGTCGCCCAGACCCTCGGCGGTTACGGCCTCGCCTCCGCCGCGCCCTGGCCCAAGTCCTCACCCGCGTACAGCGAGGCCAACCGCACCCACTACACGCACGACCCCGCGAAGGCCCGGCAACTCCTGAAGTCCGCCGGGCACACCAGGCTCGACCTGCCCATGCTGCACATCGCGCTGCCCGGCGAGACGGCCATCGCCGAGTCCATCCAGTACGACCTCAAGCAGGTCGGCGTCCACGTCACGCTCCAGCCCACCGACGGGGCCACCGCGCAGAAGAAGCTGATCTCGCAGGGCATGCCCGCCCTGTGGTCCCTCGGCCACGGATTCGCCCAGGTGCAGCCCTCCACCCTGGCCGTCAGCGCATACCCCTTCAACGAGGCGAAGAACACCAGCAAATACCGCTCGGCCACCTACACCGAGGTCGTGCGGGAGGCATGGACCGAGCCCGAGACCGACACGGCCGCCGCCAACGCCCTGCACCGGAAGATCTCCTCCATCCTGCTGGACGAGGCGTTCCTCATCGACCTCGTCGTGCGCGGACAGCTCCAGGTCTCCGCGGCCCGGCTGCACGGCGTCACGCTCAACAAGTTCTCCTACCTCAACCTCGACAACGCCTACCTGGTGTGA
- a CDS encoding putative leader peptide: MNPDKRLVSRRHVDLCRQASAVCAVRR; the protein is encoded by the coding sequence GTGAACCCGGACAAGCGCCTCGTCTCCCGCAGGCACGTCGACCTCTGTCGACAGGCCAGCGCGGTCTGTGCCGTCCGCCGCTGA
- a CDS encoding ROK family transcriptional regulator, whose amino-acid sequence MTAAPRLFRATGDGRRETNAATVLRTVLDHGPVARRTIADRSGLSQAAVSRQCTDLVRLGLVRELPELTVGNGVGRPQIPVDLHTGESDGPLVAGVHIGVPASTFGLLDLRGRLLDRRTFPHDGIAAGDLPPRIARGLRAFLDDVRRDRPLLGVGAALGGWVDPVSGTAVRHHTLGWAGRPLAAELAGELGGLEVRVDNHARAVAQSEILFGRPEARRSLVHLFIGNVVDAALGITGLVHQGPGSGAGDVAHLPVPDSTVVCPCGRSGCLEATASNTAMARTAVRRGIVPWPDAFLVVDAAAAGDRRADRLLRERARAVGRATALLLDVLNPDLVVVTEHASLTNPEYLEEIRGAAVDHSHVCQDPERIVSPHAGTAVLPVAAGAVVLNPLFRSPLTASVR is encoded by the coding sequence ATGACCGCCGCCCCCCGCCTCTTCCGCGCGACCGGTGACGGAAGGCGCGAGACCAACGCCGCCACCGTGCTGCGCACCGTCCTGGACCACGGCCCCGTCGCCCGCCGGACGATCGCCGACCGCTCCGGGCTGAGCCAGGCCGCCGTGTCACGCCAGTGCACCGACCTCGTACGGCTGGGCCTGGTGCGGGAGTTGCCCGAGCTGACCGTCGGCAACGGGGTGGGCCGGCCGCAGATCCCGGTCGACCTGCACACCGGCGAGAGCGACGGACCCCTGGTCGCCGGGGTGCACATCGGGGTGCCCGCGTCGACCTTCGGCCTGCTCGACCTGCGCGGCCGGCTGCTCGACCGGCGCACCTTCCCGCACGACGGCATCGCCGCCGGGGACCTGCCGCCGAGGATCGCGCGCGGGCTGCGCGCCTTCCTGGACGACGTCCGGCGCGACCGGCCGCTGCTGGGGGTGGGCGCGGCCCTCGGCGGCTGGGTCGACCCGGTCTCGGGCACGGCCGTGCGGCACCACACGCTCGGCTGGGCCGGCCGCCCTCTCGCTGCCGAACTCGCCGGTGAACTGGGCGGTTTGGAGGTGCGCGTCGACAACCACGCCCGGGCCGTCGCCCAGTCCGAGATCCTGTTCGGCCGGCCCGAGGCGCGGCGCAGCCTGGTCCACCTGTTCATCGGCAACGTGGTCGACGCGGCACTCGGCATCACCGGCCTGGTGCACCAGGGGCCCGGGTCCGGTGCCGGGGACGTGGCTCACCTGCCCGTGCCGGACTCCACGGTGGTCTGCCCCTGCGGGCGCTCGGGCTGCCTGGAGGCGACCGCCTCGAACACCGCGATGGCGCGGACCGCCGTGCGGCGGGGCATCGTGCCCTGGCCCGACGCCTTTCTGGTGGTGGACGCGGCGGCGGCCGGGGACCGGCGCGCCGACCGGCTGCTCCGCGAACGGGCCCGCGCGGTCGGCCGGGCCACGGCCCTGCTGCTCGACGTCCTCAACCCCGACCTCGTGGTCGTCACCGAGCACGCCAGCCTGACCAACCCGGAGTACCTGGAGGAGATCAGGGGCGCAGCGGTCGACCACTCGCACGTCTGCCAGGACCCCGAACGCATCGTCAGTCCGCATGCCGGGACGGCCGTCCTCCCGGTCGCGGCCGGTGCCGTCGTCCTGAACCCCCTGTTCAGAAGCCCCCTGACGGCCTCCGTGCGCTAG
- a CDS encoding TauD/TfdA dioxygenase family protein has product MSSTTTAPAVTVQQLGGRIGAVISGVRLGGDLDPETVAAVRAALLAHKVVFFREQDHLDEESHEAFGRLLGTPVAHPTVPSADGRYSLGIDSDHGGRANQWHTDVTFVPAYPAFSILRAVVIPPYGGNTLWSNTAAAYAELPEQLRTLADGLRAVHSNDYDYVSVRPNALPEALQQYREVFTSTKFLTEHPVVRVHPETGERVLLLGNFVQRISGLTGRDSRALVDLFQSHIERPENTVRWDWQVGDVAIWDNRATQHYGVDDSDTHERKLRRVTIDGDVPVGVDGRSSTLLSPEAVPDPSFGIPSGASTAEATAA; this is encoded by the coding sequence ATGTCCTCCACCACCACCGCCCCCGCCGTCACCGTCCAGCAGCTCGGCGGCCGTATCGGCGCGGTCATCTCGGGTGTACGGCTCGGCGGCGATCTCGACCCGGAGACGGTGGCCGCCGTCCGGGCCGCGCTCCTCGCCCACAAGGTCGTCTTCTTCCGGGAGCAGGACCACCTGGACGAGGAGAGCCACGAGGCGTTCGGCCGGCTGCTCGGCACGCCCGTCGCCCATCCGACCGTGCCGTCCGCCGACGGGCGGTATTCGCTCGGCATCGACTCCGACCACGGCGGCCGGGCCAACCAGTGGCACACCGACGTCACCTTCGTCCCCGCCTACCCGGCCTTCTCCATCCTGCGGGCCGTCGTGATCCCCCCGTACGGCGGCAACACCCTGTGGTCCAACACGGCCGCCGCCTATGCGGAGCTGCCCGAGCAGCTGCGCACCCTGGCGGACGGGCTGCGGGCCGTCCACTCCAACGACTACGACTACGTTTCCGTGCGCCCCAACGCCCTGCCGGAAGCACTCCAGCAGTACCGCGAGGTGTTCACGTCGACCAAGTTCCTCACCGAGCACCCGGTGGTCCGCGTGCACCCCGAGACCGGCGAACGCGTCCTGCTGCTGGGCAACTTCGTGCAGCGGATCAGCGGCCTGACCGGGCGCGACTCGCGGGCCCTGGTCGACCTGTTCCAGTCGCACATCGAGCGCCCGGAGAACACCGTGCGCTGGGACTGGCAGGTGGGCGACGTGGCGATCTGGGACAACCGCGCCACCCAGCACTACGGCGTGGACGACTCCGACACCCACGAGCGCAAGCTCCGCCGCGTCACCATCGACGGTGACGTCCCGGTCGGCGTCGACGGCCGCTCCTCCACCCTCCTCAGCCCCGAGGCGGTGCCGGACCCGTCCTTCGGCATCCCGTCCGGCGCCTCCACCGCCGAGGCGACGGCTGCGTGA